One Mus musculus strain C57BL/6J chromosome Y, GRCm38.p6 C57BL/6J DNA segment encodes these proteins:
- the Gm20841 gene encoding Y-linked testis-specific protein 1-like — protein sequence MTSLKKKSRRKPSSQALGNIVGCRISHGWKEGNEPVTHWKAIILGQLPTNPSLYLVKYDGIDSVYGQELHSDERILNLKVLPHKVVFPQVRDVHLAGALVGREVQHKFEGKDGSEDNWSGMVLAQVPFLQDYFYISYKKDPVLYVYQLLDDYKEGNLHIIPETPLAEARSGDDNDFLIGSWVQYTRDDGSKKFGKVVYKVLANPTVYFIKFLGDLHIYVYTLVSNIT from the coding sequence atgacatcactcaagaagaagagtaggaggaagccttcttcccaggccctggggaatattgttggctgcagaatttctcacgggtggaaggaaggtaatgagcctgtcacccattggaaggccatcattctaggtcaactgccaacaaacccttctctttatttggtgaagtatgacggaattgacagtgtctacggacaggagctccacagcgatgagaggattttaaatcttaaggtcttgcctcacaaagtagtttttcctcaggtgagggatgtccacctcgcaggcgcactggttggcagagaggtacaacacaaatttgaggggaaagatggctctgaggacaactggagtgggatggtgctagcccaggtgccattcttacaggactatttttacatttcctacaagaaggatccggtcctctacgtctatcagctcctggatgactacaaggaaggtaacctccacatcattccagagacccctctggctgaggcgagatcaggtgatgacaatgacttcttaataggttcctgggtgcagtacaccagagatgatggatccaaaaagttcggaaaggttgtttacaaagttctagccaatcctactgtgtactttatcaaatttctcggtgacctccatatctatgtctatactctggtgtcaaatatcacttaa